A genomic stretch from Candidatus Nitrososphaera gargensis Ga9.2 includes:
- a CDS encoding NAD-dependent succinate-semialdehyde dehydrogenase, whose translation MPKIETINPSTGKVIAAYENEGPEQVSRRVKAARDAFAKWKKMDLAERSECMRRLGGVMRKNREEYARLVTEEMGKPIRQALAEIEKCAWVCDYYAERAEVFLRDEIIPTEFRKSFVSFEPLGVVAAIMPWNFPFWQVMRFAVPALTAGNVGVLKHSSICLGSALKLEQAFRDAGFPENVFQSVIGDYRAGEALVQADVDAVSITGSVNTGRRVAELASQDLKKFVLELGGSDPFVVLEDADLNQTAYMATQSRLLNTGQSCIAAKRFIVVQEIADKFTKLFVENTQAEVVGDPLDSKTTVGPLVRDNQRQALAKQVEDAKGKGGKVLTGGQPLKREGFFYEPTIISNVNHDMDVVREEVFGPAAPIIVVKNEEEAIREANNSEFGLGASIWTNNIERGMRLARQIESGIVSVNEMVKSDPRLPFGGIKKSGIGRELSEFGIREFVNIKSVVVKDITSKLLVE comes from the coding sequence ATGCCCAAGATCGAGACAATCAACCCTTCAACTGGCAAGGTCATCGCAGCTTATGAAAATGAAGGCCCTGAGCAAGTAAGCAGAAGGGTCAAGGCGGCAAGGGACGCTTTTGCAAAGTGGAAAAAGATGGACCTTGCAGAGCGCTCAGAATGTATGCGCAGGCTTGGCGGGGTAATGAGGAAAAACAGGGAAGAGTATGCCCGGCTGGTTACCGAGGAGATGGGCAAGCCGATCAGGCAGGCGCTTGCAGAGATAGAAAAGTGTGCGTGGGTCTGCGACTATTATGCCGAGCGCGCAGAAGTGTTTTTGCGCGACGAGATAATTCCTACTGAATTTCGCAAAAGCTTTGTCTCGTTCGAGCCACTTGGAGTTGTGGCGGCCATAATGCCGTGGAACTTTCCCTTCTGGCAGGTCATGAGGTTTGCAGTGCCGGCGCTGACGGCCGGCAACGTTGGAGTGCTCAAGCATTCCAGCATCTGCCTTGGAAGCGCGCTGAAACTAGAGCAGGCGTTCAGGGACGCCGGCTTTCCGGAAAATGTGTTCCAGTCAGTCATTGGCGACTACCGCGCCGGCGAGGCGCTGGTGCAGGCAGACGTTGACGCCGTGTCGATCACCGGGAGCGTCAATACTGGCAGGCGCGTCGCAGAACTTGCTTCGCAGGATCTCAAGAAGTTCGTGCTTGAGCTTGGCGGGAGCGACCCTTTCGTGGTGCTTGAAGACGCGGACCTCAACCAGACCGCGTACATGGCGACGCAGTCAAGGCTCCTGAACACTGGTCAGAGCTGCATAGCGGCAAAGCGCTTTATAGTGGTACAGGAAATCGCAGACAAGTTTACGAAGCTGTTTGTAGAAAACACACAGGCCGAAGTCGTAGGAGATCCGCTCGACTCCAAGACCACAGTCGGGCCGCTTGTCAGGGACAACCAGAGGCAGGCACTTGCAAAGCAGGTAGAGGACGCAAAGGGCAAGGGCGGAAAGGTGCTTACGGGCGGGCAGCCCCTCAAGCGCGAGGGATTCTTTTACGAGCCGACGATAATTTCAAACGTGAACCATGACATGGACGTTGTCAGGGAAGAGGTGTTCGGCCCGGCAGCTCCAATAATAGTGGTAAAGAACGAGGAGGAGGCGATAAGAGAAGCCAACAACTCAGAGTTTGGACTTGGCGCAAGCATATGGACCAACAACATCGAGCGTGGCATGAGGCTGGCTCGCCAGATCGAAAGCGGCATAGTATCGGTCAACGAAATGGTCAAGTCCGATCCGAGGCTCCCATTTGGAGGCATCAAGAAATCCGGCATTGGCAGGGAGCTATCAGAATTTGGGATCAGAGAGTTCGTCAACATCAAGTCTGTTGTGGTAAAAGACATCACCAGTAAGCTGCTGGTCGAATGA
- the hemB gene encoding porphobilinogen synthase, whose amino-acid sequence MTLQQLQRDNEQRYREIFAAAGLRRSHLIFPVFVSDRPGMIESMPGMTVTPIEKITQHVQTIVDSGILSLIVFGIPKSRDRIGSSAFDRKGVVQRAVRAIKSSFGSSVNVVTDICVCQYNLSGHCGIVASGNKRVDNDATLQILAQVAASHAEAGADVVAPSSMMDGQVRAIKSALVGFFTKTMILSYSAKHASSLYTPFRSAAFAKMKPRLDKSSYQVSYANPRQVLLEIETDISEGADIVMIKPALAYLDLVRMVKDRFCGHPVAVQNVSGEYAMIKAAAMHNLIDEEEWKVCSIASIKRAGADRIISYFALDVSKYL is encoded by the coding sequence ATGACATTGCAGCAGCTCCAGCGTGACAATGAACAAAGGTATAGGGAGATATTTGCCGCGGCGGGGCTTCGCAGAAGTCATCTGATATTTCCGGTGTTTGTTTCAGACAGGCCGGGCATGATAGAGTCGATGCCCGGCATGACCGTGACGCCAATCGAGAAAATAACTCAGCATGTCCAGACGATAGTTGATAGCGGCATCCTCTCTCTCATTGTCTTTGGCATACCAAAAAGCAGGGACAGAATCGGCTCGTCCGCTTTTGACAGAAAGGGCGTGGTGCAGCGCGCAGTCAGGGCGATAAAGTCTAGTTTTGGCAGCTCGGTAAATGTTGTGACGGATATTTGCGTCTGCCAGTACAATTTGTCGGGGCACTGCGGCATTGTTGCATCTGGCAACAAGAGGGTTGACAATGACGCTACATTGCAGATACTGGCACAGGTTGCTGCGAGCCACGCAGAGGCCGGCGCCGATGTAGTCGCGCCATCATCAATGATGGACGGCCAGGTTCGCGCAATCAAATCCGCGCTTGTCGGCTTTTTTACAAAAACAATGATACTCTCCTACTCTGCCAAGCACGCCTCGTCGCTTTACACGCCCTTCCGCTCGGCTGCCTTTGCAAAAATGAAACCGCGCCTAGACAAGTCGTCATACCAGGTGTCGTATGCAAACCCCCGGCAGGTGCTGTTAGAGATAGAGACTGACATCAGCGAGGGTGCCGACATAGTGATGATAAAGCCGGCGCTAGCATACCTTGATCTGGTAAGAATGGTAAAGGACAGGTTTTGTGGCCACCCGGTCGCGGTCCAGAACGTCAGCGGCGAGTACGCCATGATAAAGGCGGCAGCTATGCACAACCTGATTGACGAAGAGGAGTGGAAGGTCTGCTCCATTGCATCCATAAAAAGAGCCGGCGCTGACAGGATCATCTCGTACTTTGCGCTTGATGTCTCAAAATATCTCTGA
- a CDS encoding glycosyltransferase produces the protein MRRVTVGIPAYNEERNIVNLLRSLEGQQPLISEVIISDDSSDRTPDLVREFAKSSPLAITLLHHETRRGAAEAWNEILYKAASDVIVFYDADTIPHPSCTEQLALRISGNMALCASNSQPVQAAGVAGRASVFISNWLRSIRQSGLSQYTVMGRALAINASTAKKIQIPSDMIAIDLYLQCRILEMGLDVAYNDDAVVYFKPPSSMQDLASQVVRAVNGHNQIKDMVSRLGIGLPSHVAIAQALKNAAMDPIGAASTVIGYSLMPYYMSRLKHTDSAKWHTADSSKTIDYQQLKVRYSD, from the coding sequence ATGCGCAGGGTAACTGTCGGCATCCCGGCCTACAATGAAGAGCGTAACATCGTCAACCTCCTGCGTTCACTTGAAGGACAACAGCCGCTGATCTCTGAAGTAATCATCTCCGATGACTCTTCCGACAGGACGCCTGATCTTGTGCGCGAATTTGCCAAGAGTTCGCCGCTTGCTATTACCCTTTTGCATCATGAAACAAGAAGGGGCGCGGCAGAGGCATGGAATGAAATACTCTACAAGGCTGCCAGCGACGTCATCGTGTTTTATGACGCAGACACCATACCGCACCCGTCATGCACGGAGCAGCTTGCGTTGCGCATTTCCGGAAATATGGCGCTGTGTGCGTCAAACTCGCAGCCCGTTCAGGCTGCAGGTGTAGCCGGCAGGGCGTCGGTGTTCATTTCAAACTGGCTCAGGTCTATCAGGCAGTCAGGTCTGTCGCAGTACACAGTGATGGGCAGGGCGCTTGCCATTAACGCGTCAACCGCTAAGAAAATCCAGATACCCTCAGATATGATCGCAATCGATCTCTACCTGCAGTGCAGGATCTTGGAAATGGGACTAGATGTCGCCTACAACGACGACGCGGTGGTTTACTTCAAACCCCCAAGCAGCATGCAGGACTTGGCCTCACAAGTGGTGCGGGCGGTCAACGGCCACAACCAGATAAAAGATATGGTGTCACGGCTAGGCATTGGCCTGCCATCTCACGTAGCAATTGCGCAGGCGCTGAAAAACGCGGCCATGGACCCAATTGGCGCCGCTTCGACAGTGATAGGATATTCGCTCATGCCCTACTATATGTCAAGGCTCAAGCACACCGACTCGGCAAAGTGGCACACCGCGGACAGCTCAAAGACAATAGATTACCAGCAGCTAAAGGTTAGATATTCTGACTGA
- a CDS encoding magnesium transporter CorA family protein, with translation MSDPEKRLETISNNGVLWINLQKPSFSDMSTLGQKYPFQRLNLEDSLSKIQIPKIDRYADHIFIILHFPTPDKEKGFLFSQLAVFMGPDYLVTIHQGDLKPLDELFNMCKNDEKQRQAIMGKSSGYLLHKIIDTLVDDLLHILMKVVGNIDDIEDSVFDERISIPRQISLLRREITTLRRIVIPLRRTVVDLSKDVQRFSKEDMSLYFKDVLDHIEKVYEALEEAKETVEIYKDTDFMLSNEKTNKILAVLTIIFTLSIPATVIGQFYGMNIPLPGGNETGPWTQLGPYTTLIFVIVLSSVSALLMVFYFRRLGWLGPSM, from the coding sequence ATGTCAGACCCAGAAAAGCGGCTTGAGACAATAAGCAACAACGGGGTGCTGTGGATAAACTTGCAAAAGCCGAGCTTTTCGGACATGAGCACGCTTGGGCAAAAGTACCCGTTCCAGAGGCTCAACCTCGAGGATTCGCTCTCAAAGATCCAGATCCCCAAGATCGATCGCTATGCGGATCACATCTTTATCATCCTGCACTTTCCCACACCGGACAAGGAGAAGGGCTTCCTCTTTAGCCAGCTTGCGGTCTTTATGGGCCCTGACTACCTTGTGACCATACACCAAGGCGACCTGAAGCCGCTTGACGAGCTGTTCAACATGTGCAAGAACGATGAAAAGCAGCGCCAGGCGATCATGGGCAAGTCCTCAGGATATCTGCTCCACAAGATCATCGACACGCTGGTGGACGACCTGCTTCACATCCTCATGAAGGTCGTGGGCAACATCGACGACATAGAGGACAGCGTGTTTGATGAGCGGATATCGATCCCCCGCCAGATCTCGCTTTTGCGGCGGGAGATAACGACCCTCCGCAGGATTGTGATCCCGCTCCGCAGGACCGTAGTCGACCTGTCAAAGGATGTGCAGCGCTTTTCCAAGGAGGACATGTCGCTCTACTTCAAAGACGTGCTGGATCACATTGAAAAGGTGTACGAAGCGCTTGAAGAGGCAAAAGAGACCGTCGAGATTTACAAGGACACTGACTTTATGCTCAGCAACGAAAAGACCAACAAGATACTTGCAGTGCTTACGATAATATTCACGCTTTCTATTCCTGCCACGGTCATTGGCCAGTTTTATGGCATGAACATCCCGTTGCCGGGTGGCAACGAAACAGGGCCGTGGACACAGCTTGGGCCGTACACCACCCTGATATTTGTTATAGTGCTATCGTCGGTTTCTGCCCTACTTATGGTATTTTACTTCAGAAGGCTCGGATGGTTGGGACCTTCTATGTAG